A section of the Bifidobacterium sp. ESL0745 genome encodes:
- the rpmB gene encoding 50S ribosomal protein L28 has product MAARCAVCGKGPHTGYSVSHSHIRNKRTFNPNLQSVRTTIDGQNVRVRVCVKCLKAGKVQRVAA; this is encoded by the coding sequence ATGGCAGCTCGTTGCGCAGTATGCGGCAAGGGACCGCACACCGGTTACAGCGTTTCGCATTCACATATCCGCAATAAGCGCACCTTCAACCCGAACCTCCAGTCGGTTCGCACGACTATCGACGGACAGAACGTTCGCGTTCGCGTGTGCGTCAAGTGCCTCAAGGCCGGCAAGGTTCAGCGCGTGGCCGCGTGA
- a CDS encoding beta-propeller fold lactonase family protein: MDIQGYRLLVGGFGSIHNEHSKGVERYVLSLSNSMDKKTFDASVAAKAVKANEAGPEKVTNNDVSQALPTIRFAGVASNIPSPSWLLKEGDTAFAVLEDTNEVASLHIERQKAGADGHADDEGEVNLREISRVKLPDSSGPTHAAIAMDPLLGRHLITADYGDGTVCVLPIESGNVLGPVAQVFHGDPQQHGPLPAQEGPHAHWILPLADGRVLSTDLGADRIYIHHWRGSRLVRTGFVSLAPGTGPRDMHVLPGPSGRFGEGDDWGIAVVDEWGCTVTILEPVSDDSHHKKGQDPSVSGASSERQKAAAGDSGNPAHGDTADVSGNEAPDEFWVAQTVSLGGDGGEHPDQAASLAFVPDALIPRAEVRNPGEHGEAAVVHASGVSQENTGRDASDSSDSSSREPSVSAFSRGFVYVGLRGSERIVTLYWDGRKLRRLAPQTEAGWKGRGISSGGKRPRHIVAIANMLIAANEVSDNLSLFRVAPDGEPVHLGDYPAGSPTSVLPLTRM, from the coding sequence ATGGATATTCAAGGTTATCGCCTGCTGGTGGGCGGGTTCGGTTCGATTCACAACGAACACAGCAAAGGTGTTGAGCGTTATGTTCTTTCGTTGTCTAATTCAATGGATAAAAAAACGTTTGACGCATCGGTTGCCGCAAAGGCTGTAAAAGCGAATGAGGCAGGCCCCGAAAAAGTCACGAATAATGATGTGTCACAAGCTTTGCCGACAATTCGGTTCGCTGGTGTCGCGTCAAATATCCCTTCTCCGTCATGGCTCTTGAAGGAGGGCGACACGGCGTTCGCGGTGCTGGAGGATACCAATGAGGTCGCTTCGCTGCACATCGAGCGTCAGAAGGCAGGGGCCGATGGCCATGCCGATGACGAAGGTGAAGTCAATCTAAGGGAGATCTCCCGTGTCAAATTGCCTGATTCGTCTGGGCCAACCCATGCGGCGATCGCAATGGACCCATTGCTTGGACGGCATTTGATTACCGCCGATTATGGTGACGGTACCGTTTGTGTGCTGCCGATTGAGTCGGGGAATGTATTGGGGCCGGTGGCGCAGGTGTTTCATGGCGACCCGCAGCAACACGGGCCTTTGCCTGCGCAAGAGGGCCCGCATGCCCATTGGATTCTTCCGCTGGCTGACGGCCGCGTGCTTTCGACCGATCTCGGGGCCGACCGCATATATATCCATCATTGGCGGGGTTCGCGCTTGGTCCGTACTGGTTTTGTCTCGTTGGCTCCCGGTACCGGGCCACGCGATATGCACGTGCTGCCGGGGCCTTCAGGACGGTTTGGCGAGGGTGATGATTGGGGCATCGCCGTGGTCGATGAATGGGGCTGTACGGTGACCATTCTGGAGCCGGTTAGCGACGACAGCCATCATAAAAAGGGACAGGATCCAAGTGTTTCCGGTGCTTCGAGCGAACGGCAAAAGGCCGCTGCCGGTGATTCAGGCAATCCGGCACATGGCGACACTGCCGATGTTTCTGGTAACGAGGCGCCTGATGAATTCTGGGTTGCCCAGACCGTGAGTTTGGGCGGTGACGGGGGAGAGCACCCGGATCAGGCTGCATCCTTGGCCTTCGTGCCCGATGCCTTGATTCCTCGCGCGGAAGTGCGGAATCCTGGAGAACACGGTGAGGCGGCGGTGGTTCATGCTTCTGGCGTTTCGCAGGAAAATACTGGACGTGACGCCTCCGACTCTTCGGATTCGTCTTCGCGAGAACCGTCCGTTTCCGCGTTCTCCCGCGGTTTCGTGTACGTTGGTTTACGCGGCTCCGAGCGTATCGTGACGCTGTATTGGGATGGCCGCAAGCTGCGCCGTCTGGCGCCACAAACCGAAGCCGGTTGGAAAGGCCGCGGCATATCGAGCGGGGGCAAGCGTCCTCGCCATATCGTCGCCATCGCCAACATGCTGATCGCGGCCAATGAGGTCAGCGATAACCTGAGCCTCTTCCGTGTCGCCCCGGACGGTGAGCCGGTGCACCTTGGCGATTATCCGGCGGGATCGCCCACTTCGGTGTTGCCGCTGACCAGAATGTGA
- a CDS encoding TetR/AcrR family transcriptional regulator: MSRPRQDSNQLPATTRMENAFWKLLEERDYPKITVTDIVNLAGVNRNSFYYHYCKLNNLAETAIQHAVESINRALPEFTIDPAKAWNGIVMQLVGVPANRIYLDHIALTVGEHGSPFLLFTVHDAIRDGFIEWQHLDRDMTITQNVLLEFSVGGLLSISAMWPKLSKETTVEQWSNLDAAVVARTLYMAVSGDSMPGFWVQMFRSALEKGDSSLLKSIAETESQDKDFKHEVDALLDDLHNMQHQHADGFRGNAALMGGISHTA, encoded by the coding sequence ATGTCTAGACCCCGACAAGACTCAAATCAATTGCCGGCTACGACGCGCATGGAGAATGCGTTCTGGAAGTTGCTTGAGGAACGCGATTATCCCAAAATCACCGTCACTGACATCGTCAATCTGGCGGGTGTCAACCGTAACTCTTTCTACTACCACTACTGCAAACTCAACAACCTTGCCGAAACCGCAATCCAGCATGCTGTCGAAAGCATCAACCGAGCACTGCCCGAGTTCACCATCGATCCGGCCAAGGCTTGGAACGGCATCGTCATGCAGCTCGTTGGCGTACCGGCCAACCGCATCTACCTTGACCACATTGCTTTGACGGTCGGCGAGCACGGTTCCCCGTTCCTGCTCTTTACAGTGCATGACGCGATTCGCGACGGCTTCATCGAGTGGCAGCACCTTGACCGCGATATGACGATCACCCAGAACGTCCTCTTGGAGTTCTCGGTGGGTGGTCTGCTCTCCATATCGGCCATGTGGCCCAAGCTCTCCAAGGAGACGACGGTCGAGCAGTGGAGCAACCTCGACGCGGCTGTAGTCGCTCGCACGCTCTATATGGCGGTTTCCGGTGACAGCATGCCCGGCTTCTGGGTACAGATGTTCCGCAGTGCGCTGGAGAAGGGTGACAGCTCCCTGCTCAAGAGCATTGCCGAAACCGAAAGTCAGGATAAGGATTTCAAGCACGAGGTTGATGCTCTGCTTGATGACCTTCACAACATGCAGCATCAACATGCCGACGGCTTCAGAGGGAACGCCGCGCTTATGGGTGGTATCAGCCACACCGCTTGA
- a CDS encoding mechanosensitive ion channel domain-containing protein — METLLDWLKVHDSRIAFLVIVLVVAFVATKAVSRWLRKLLNHSGIPNASIFVNLSLVAIWTIAVAMVLQPVFGINPTTIVTALGVGGLAISLGLKDTIANFISGFGLMIGHVIHPGDQVRIQGITGTVEDITWRQTLVRERNGNQLIIPNSVLNTSSLERLTREGEASVSVAFTVKSGTDIKMAAKRIASILKSATSDITDRRNPPQINFTGFCADGVEGEALLFANAGINQDRVRDCAVRALAKEDFIV, encoded by the coding sequence ATGGAAACATTGCTGGACTGGCTAAAGGTGCACGATAGTCGCATCGCATTCCTGGTTATTGTCCTTGTGGTGGCTTTCGTGGCCACAAAGGCCGTTTCGCGATGGCTGAGGAAATTGCTCAATCATTCCGGCATTCCGAATGCGTCGATTTTTGTCAACCTTTCTTTGGTAGCAATCTGGACCATCGCCGTGGCCATGGTGTTGCAGCCGGTTTTCGGCATCAATCCGACCACTATCGTCACGGCACTTGGCGTCGGAGGACTTGCCATTTCGCTGGGTCTGAAAGACACCATCGCCAACTTCATCTCCGGTTTCGGACTGATGATTGGCCATGTCATCCATCCTGGCGATCAGGTGCGTATCCAAGGCATCACCGGAACCGTCGAGGACATTACCTGGCGGCAGACCCTGGTGCGTGAGCGCAATGGCAACCAGCTCATCATCCCCAATTCAGTACTCAATACCTCGTCGCTGGAACGACTTACCCGTGAGGGTGAGGCGAGTGTGAGCGTGGCCTTCACCGTGAAATCCGGTACCGATATCAAAATGGCGGCCAAGCGTATCGCCAGTATCCTCAAAAGCGCCACCTCTGACATCACCGACCGACGCAACCCGCCGCAAATCAACTTCACCGGCTTCTGCGCGGACGGCGTGGAGGGAGAGGCGCTGCTATTTGCCAACGCTGGTATCAATCAGGACCGAGTGCGCGATTGCGCAGTGCGTGCGCTGGCCAAAGAAGACTTCATCGTCTGA
- a CDS encoding CPBP family glutamic-type intramembrane protease: MNDDNGSEHQTSDSEKIQQSGKTENLEKLEKSESTENSENLENSQKSCLQPSTQYRPQSAYQALKSQSKPLQQQQSWQWSASEAQAYQPQSYQTQAQSQSYQPQSGSQDSRQRYQGQYQPPQGYTGQQPQSYQPQQAWPGPQYHPYRGQYNQPSTPAYQQPQPQYQAYRAQPYRYQTQQSQPYQPQVQPPQSSQPQGYVSTQQCGQQRYQPYRYSSYQPQQPWMQPDQPAAPQYRYPSPSQTPQPQYAAQPVPMQYARPNGPFYQPNPVWQAMSRWLYNVRKHFSNIGFTLTMVILVWNVLALVIGQVAAIFIDPKKLPMWVELLIGNGPLYAVAIPLSLLIFRAIPKVQRKTSNMGVGMFLTVMAVSFPLTSIGNVIGSVLSGLFSNGKAQNSIDELSQSLDPVSFLLFTVIIAPIFEEWLFRRLLIDRTQQYGEKTAILFSAFAFGLFHGNLFQFFYAFGFGLLLAYVYVRTGKLRYTIAMHMTFNFFGGFLPQMCYLAMSKTTMTAVDNDIVAGMRKAFTTGHGLEVAPLLAYLVFNGVMFIVGIVVAIVQRKKLVFYRAPEELPAGTRARTALGNPGVIIFIILCVIEMIAALFLN, encoded by the coding sequence ATGAATGATGACAACGGTTCTGAACATCAGACCTCTGACTCTGAAAAGATTCAACAGTCTGGAAAGACTGAAAATCTCGAGAAACTTGAAAAGTCCGAGAGCACTGAAAATAGTGAGAATCTCGAAAACTCGCAGAAATCGTGTTTGCAGCCTTCTACGCAATATAGGCCGCAATCGGCGTACCAGGCGTTGAAGTCGCAGAGCAAGCCGCTGCAACAGCAGCAATCTTGGCAGTGGTCGGCGTCTGAAGCTCAGGCGTATCAGCCTCAGTCGTATCAGACACAGGCTCAGTCCCAGTCGTATCAGCCGCAATCAGGGTCTCAAGATTCGCGACAGCGGTATCAGGGACAGTATCAACCCCCACAGGGCTATACAGGGCAGCAGCCGCAGTCATATCAGCCCCAGCAGGCTTGGCCCGGCCCTCAGTACCATCCGTACCGAGGCCAATACAACCAGCCGTCAACGCCGGCGTATCAGCAACCACAGCCGCAGTATCAGGCGTACCGGGCCCAGCCTTATCGGTATCAAACGCAGCAATCTCAACCCTATCAACCGCAGGTTCAACCGCCTCAATCTTCTCAGCCACAAGGGTATGTTTCCACGCAGCAGTGCGGACAGCAGCGATATCAGCCTTATCGCTACTCTTCCTATCAGCCGCAGCAGCCTTGGATGCAACCGGATCAACCGGCCGCGCCACAGTACCGGTATCCGTCCCCGTCCCAGACGCCCCAGCCCCAATACGCTGCTCAGCCTGTACCCATGCAATATGCACGCCCGAATGGGCCTTTCTACCAGCCCAACCCAGTCTGGCAGGCCATGTCCAGATGGCTATACAACGTCCGTAAACACTTCTCGAATATCGGCTTTACGCTGACGATGGTGATATTGGTCTGGAACGTCCTCGCACTGGTCATCGGCCAAGTGGCAGCAATATTCATTGATCCCAAAAAACTGCCGATGTGGGTCGAACTGCTGATCGGCAATGGCCCGTTGTATGCGGTCGCGATTCCGCTTTCGCTGCTCATTTTCCGTGCGATACCCAAAGTGCAACGCAAGACGAGCAATATGGGCGTAGGCATGTTCCTGACAGTGATGGCCGTATCGTTCCCGCTCACCAGTATTGGCAATGTCATCGGCAGTGTGCTTTCCGGTCTGTTCTCCAACGGCAAGGCGCAAAACAGCATCGACGAGCTTTCCCAGAGCCTTGACCCCGTGAGCTTCTTGCTATTCACCGTGATTATCGCCCCGATTTTCGAGGAATGGCTGTTCCGTCGCCTGCTGATCGACCGCACCCAGCAATATGGGGAGAAAACCGCGATTCTGTTCTCGGCCTTCGCTTTCGGTCTGTTCCACGGCAATCTCTTCCAGTTCTTCTATGCGTTCGGTTTCGGCCTCCTGCTGGCTTATGTCTACGTGCGCACCGGCAAGCTTCGCTATACCATCGCCATGCACATGACCTTCAATTTCTTCGGCGGATTCCTGCCGCAGATGTGCTATCTGGCGATGAGCAAAACCACAATGACCGCGGTCGATAACGACATCGTAGCAGGGATGAGGAAGGCGTTTACCACGGGGCATGGCCTGGAAGTCGCACCGCTTTTAGCCTACCTCGTGTTCAACGGGGTGATGTTCATCGTCGGTATCGTGGTGGCAATCGTTCAGCGCAAGAAGCTGGTCTTCTATCGTGCGCCGGAAGAACTGCCCGCGGGCACGCGGGCCAGGACCGCGCTGGGAAATCCTGGTGTGATAATTTTCATTATTCTTTGCGTAATTGAGATGATAGCAGCGCTGTTCCTCAACTAG
- a CDS encoding D-alanine--D-alanine ligase family protein: MRKQRVVVLYGGRADEHSISCISTAGVLKAMDTERFEPIPIGITKAGEWVMGGTDPRDFDMSDGSMPMVEGTDVNENVKPVVLDMSRGNNGFYVREKNGSLTSLGYVDAVFPVLHGPYGEDGTVQGLLEMMGVPYVGCGVFASAACMDKSFTKIILSEAGIPVAPGVTFDTRDFDKSDEFKDDAPEAMKRIKDAKLRYPLFVKPSRAGSSFGVTKLEHKGDADELASALFEASHHDWKVLVEQGIDGREIECAVFDPVAGGEPKSALPGEVVLDRLAAGDDQFYDFDSKYTDSEASHVEVPASLPDETLKRAQEVAVRAFKAVDGAGLSRVDTFVGKDGEVMVNEINTMPGFTPISMFPKAWQATGVSYTELITRLIEGVLR; the protein is encoded by the coding sequence ATGCGTAAGCAGCGTGTGGTGGTGTTGTATGGTGGCAGAGCGGACGAACATTCGATTTCCTGCATTTCCACCGCCGGGGTTTTGAAAGCCATGGATACCGAGCGGTTCGAGCCTATCCCCATTGGCATCACCAAGGCGGGCGAATGGGTGATGGGCGGCACCGATCCGCGCGATTTCGACATGTCCGATGGCTCAATGCCGATGGTCGAAGGAACGGACGTCAACGAGAACGTCAAGCCGGTCGTGCTTGATATGTCGCGTGGCAACAATGGCTTCTACGTCCGCGAAAAAAACGGGTCGCTCACCTCTCTGGGTTATGTTGACGCCGTTTTCCCCGTTCTGCACGGCCCTTACGGTGAAGACGGAACGGTGCAGGGCTTGCTGGAAATGATGGGGGTGCCGTACGTCGGTTGCGGCGTGTTCGCTTCGGCCGCCTGTATGGACAAGTCGTTCACCAAGATCATCCTGAGTGAGGCGGGTATCCCTGTAGCTCCTGGGGTGACGTTCGACACCCGTGATTTCGACAAGTCCGACGAGTTCAAAGACGACGCACCTGAGGCGATGAAGCGTATCAAAGACGCCAAACTACGCTATCCGCTGTTCGTCAAGCCGTCTCGCGCCGGGTCGAGTTTCGGCGTGACCAAGCTGGAGCACAAGGGGGATGCCGACGAATTGGCGTCGGCGCTCTTCGAGGCATCGCACCACGACTGGAAGGTTTTGGTCGAACAGGGCATCGACGGCCGCGAAATCGAATGCGCGGTCTTCGACCCCGTTGCCGGTGGGGAACCGAAGTCGGCGTTGCCCGGCGAAGTCGTGCTCGACCGCTTGGCCGCCGGTGACGACCAGTTCTACGATTTCGATAGCAAGTACACCGATTCCGAGGCTTCGCACGTTGAAGTGCCAGCAAGTTTGCCTGACGAGACGCTGAAGCGTGCGCAGGAAGTTGCAGTTCGTGCGTTCAAGGCCGTGGACGGGGCAGGGCTCTCGCGTGTCGATACGTTTGTTGGCAAAGATGGCGAAGTAATGGTCAATGAGATCAACACCATGCCCGGATTCACGCCGATTTCCATGTTCCCCAAGGCTTGGCAAGCCACCGGTGTGAGCTATACCGAGTTGATCACCAGACTCATTGAGGGTGTGTTGCGCTAA